In Lolium rigidum isolate FL_2022 chromosome 7, APGP_CSIRO_Lrig_0.1, whole genome shotgun sequence, the DNA window ACTGAAGGCACTCCTGTCAATAGCACTTTGAACTCAATACATGGTCTAGTTCAAGTTTCTTTTATTGATTGCAAACCGAACAACCAAGTAGCACAGTTTATTTTATGAAGAGATTGTATCCACATTTGAAACTCAAGTGTTTGCTAACAATCTACTATATGTCAGTAGACAGTTGGTGGATGTTTTTATGTTCGTTCTTTGCTCAATGAGTCAATGGTATGGTTTTGTGTGGTCGAAACAGGTCTAGTACATTCCAGGAGTTAGGCTCTACAATTTTGATGTAGGTAGGAATGACTCTGTCGTCCTGCTCTTATTGCTTATGCCTATGTACTCATATTTCATGACTTGTTGGAGGGTTATTACTTCATGTTGGAGTTCTTCATAGACACATGATAGTGTGATAGTACTGTGTCATCCGTAGGCTCACATGTTAAATACTGTGTTATATAAGCTTCAGGGCCTGTTTTTGTAATGGTTTTGGCGCTTTTATGCTGTAGGCTATGCATTAATAGCAGTAGCTTGTTGATATTGGAAATCATGTTCAGTTTGGCAACGTTTTGATGCATTGCTATTACTTTGGTGGCTTCTATGAACTACAGCTCTTTTTTCTGACCATTGTTTCTTTTCAATGATGCACACTAGTTGGAGTTTATTTTTACTGTGCTTGTGGGGAGCTTCCGTAACTCTGGTGTGTATGCTTTTGGCTGGTCTATATTCTGATTCtgcttttgtttgttccatttcCGTTTCTGTCTTGCATATCTGAAGAATCGAGTATTCATAACATACTTGCAATCCGTATGCCCTTTGCTGGTAAGGTTCATCGTAGCAAATGCAGCTTTGTGGTAGTGTAATGCTCTGCGCTATTGGATCTCAATTGGTTTCTTGTGATGCTTTGCCATTTCTCATTCTGCCATGATCTGCGTGTTAATCTTGTTCCAGTTCAATATTGAGTTCCAGTACGTCTCTTGGAGTTGAAGTAGAGGAGAACCTGAACAATATGTTATCTCTTGTCACCGTTTACATTTAAGACGCTTATATTGTTGACTACTTCATACTTTACATTCCCGTAACATCGTTATTGTACCTGATGCTCTCCAAAACACAATGCCATAGCTTGCGAGGGGTATATATGGCAGTTCGTGACTATCCAATTCCAAACCGGTCAAGCTACGAAAATGATCTTAAATTTGACGCCCCCTGGCTCAGCCAGGCCCGTGTTAATTCCTGTTTAGTTTTGCTTAATTGCTTTTCGGTTTAACTATTATCACACTGAAGTTACTCCTGTCCATAGCACTTTGAACTCAATACATGGTCCAGTTCAAGTCCCCTTCTTTTATTGATTGCAAACCGAACAACCAAGTAGCACAATTTATTTTATGAAGAGATTGTATCCACATTTGAAACTCAAAACTGTTTCCTAACAATCTATATGTCACTAAACGGTTGTTGAATGTTGTTATTTTCACTTTTTGCACAATGAGTCACGTGGTATGGTTTTTGTGCGGTCGAAACAGGTCTAGTACATTCCAGGAGTTAGGCTCTACAATTGTGACCTACTCTGTAGGTAGGAATGACTCTGTCCTGCTCTTATTGCTTATGCCCATGTACTCATATTTCATGACTTGTAGGAGGGTTATTAATTCATGTTGGAGTTCTTCATATACACATGATAATGTGATAGTACTGTGTCATCAGTAGGCTCACATGTTAATACTGTGTAATATAAGCTTCAAGGCCTATTTGCGTAATGGTTTGGGCGCTTTTGTGCTGTAGGCTATGCGTTATTAGCAGTAGCTTGTTGATATTGGAATATCATGTTCAGTTTGGTTGTGTTTTGATGCATTGCTATTACTTTGTTGGCTTCTATGAACTACACCTCTTTTTTAGCTGACCATTGTTTCTTTGCAATGATTATGCACACTAGTTGGGTTTATTTTTACTGTGCTTGTTGGGAGCTTCTGTAACTCTGGTGTATATGTTTTTGGCTAGTATATATTCTGACTCTGGTTTTGTTTGTTCCATTTCCGTTTCTCTCTTGCATATCTGAAGAATCGAGTGTTCAAACATTAACATTACTTGCAATTCGTATGCAATTTCCTGGTGAAGTTCATCGTAGCAAATGTAAATGTTGTAGTGCAGTGCTCTGTGCTATTGGATCTCAATGGGTTTCTTTTGATGCTTTGAAATTCTCATTCTGCCATGATCTGCGTGTTAATCTTGTTCCAGTTCAATATTGAGTTCCATTACGTCTATTGGAAGCGGGAACGTTAACAATAAGTAGCTGACTCTTCTCTCTCGGAGTTGAAGTAGAGGAGAACCTGAATAATATGTTAGTATCTCTTGTCACTGATTACCTTTAAGACGCTTATATTGTTGACTACTCCTACTTCATACTGTGCATTGCATGCCTGTAACGTCGTTACTGTACCTGATGCTCTCCAAACGCAATGCCATAGCTTGCGAGACGTATGTATGGCAGTTCGTGACTATCCAATTCCAACCCGGTCAAGCTACGAAAATGATCTAAAATTTGACGCCTTCTGGCTCAGCCAGGCCCTTGCGACTTCAAAATTGGGGAATGCGGCAGTCGTGCGATCCGTTCTTCACTGGGGGGCTGGTGGGGTGACGAGGTGGGTTGAGGACGCAACGCATGTGTGGGTGGTGTGTGGAGACGTGGAGTAGCCCGACCCGACAGTTCGTCAAACACCCTgtgcacaaatggacggacaatCGAGTCTTGGGTCCACCTGCGGAAGTCTACTTTCTACAGCCATCTTGCTCTTCCCTGAAATCTGGACCAGATAAGCTAATCCCAGACAAAACAGGGCCCACAAAACAGCAGTGTTGTCTTGCTAGAGTGGTTGTTTTGTTACAAAATATAAGCTTTTACTCCCTTTGGCAGGTCTTGCACTTACTGTCCAATAGTTATAttttaaaattctgaaaattctttaaaaatacggggtgtatatctagacatttttGTGGCTTGTGTAAAAGACAATTTTCGGTACTTTAGATTAGCTTTTCAGGAGACTTATTTATATTTTTGACACAAGCCGCAAAAAAAAATTCCCACAAAATTTATGTGTGAATATAGAATGTCCGGATGCACACCATAATTTTTTCTGAACATTCTAACTTTTGTCAAAAAAAAGTCTCATCTGCTTATTTAATAAGATGGGGCGACATTAGCACAAAAACTTAACAAAAAAGGTCCTTACGAAAGACAGCTGCCGCCTCTTCCAAAAACCTAGTCATCCCTCCACCttctccatagatcggttcctcctcctctgctcggCCTCACTGAGGTGGGGTTGGAGGGGCCCGATCCATGTGAAGTTTTTAATGAAAATAGTCCTTTCAATAGATTATGCCAGGGTTTTGGTAACATCTTCCTTTCCGCCTCTGCGCTAATGGGGGATTAAAGCAtctacaataagtgatcttcggtccTTCGGACAATATCTCCATCCCAACATCAATGGTGGTACTGGAATATTAAATTTCTTTATGTATGGTCCTTTCGCGAGGAGGATTGTCCTTGCAATATTTGCCCGCCCCTACGTCCTCAACAATGGTGCTCGTTTTCCTAGCGACGTTGCCTAAACTGTTCGGTTGCTTTTCCCTAGCATATTGGTATTGGTACTTTGCAAATGTTAATTGACTAATTTAATGATTACACGTGTGCACATAGTCTTAGCATTGCGGCTCAGATTAAAATTATGAAAAAAGCTTTCATGGTATTTACGGGTTTATGGTTTGGTAGATTTCGTCATGGaagaagaaagtgtttgaagatcTCGAAAATTTGCTCGGTTTTCTAAACTTGAATTTACAATCGTTGGAGACAAATCATATATGTCTACCATATACTACTTGctactataaatatatatgtcagtgattataaaaaaaaattgtacgCCCTCGATTCCTACTGATGAGTGATGGCTGATCCctcgagaagaaaagaaaaatgaaagctCTCTCTCAAAAGTTGCTCCCACGAATTCCAGGAGCGGCAACCAAGCTCGCACAACCCCAACCGGCCAAACCCCCGGAAACCCGAGCCcaaccggccaccaccaccaccaccaccaccaccccagtCCCCGTCCCCAGCTCCGAGACAAAAACGCAAACACCTCGCACTCGCGGCCATGCCCCCTTGCCACCGCCGCTGCTGACCAGCCAATCCGAGCCGTCTGCGACCCACCGGCGCGTCTCTTACCGGAAAAGCCGAAGCGCCGTCATGGACCCGGCCTACGACGAGCTCGAGCGCCGCAGCCGCTACCTCAGCTCGCTCGTCCGCCGCACCAGGCTCGCCGACCCGCCCCAGCCGGAGCCGGAGCTCAAGGTGGAGCCAAAATCGGCGGTGGACCTAAAACCGGTGGCGGAGCCCAGTGGTGGGGAGGGCAAGGCGGAGGTCAAGGAAAGGGCGGTGAAGGCCAAGGGGGCCACGAATGGGGAGGAGAGGAAGGTGGCGGTGCGGGTGCGCGCGGCGGACATGCCGCTGCCGCTGCAGCGGCGCGCGATCTGGATCGCGCGGGAGGTCGTCCTCGCCACGCCGCGCCTCGAGAGCAAGCGCCTCGCCCTCGCGCTCAAGAAGGTACCGCCCACGCCCAGTGATAATTTCTTCCTCGCTGAATTTGTTTTCTAGCCGTGGTGATTTAATCAGACACTTACTAGATCAGTATTCAGTACTAGTTCTCTCGGGTCCACAAACTTGTGTTGATCATTTATTGCTGTGAAGAGCGGAGACAGATGTATGATATGCAAAGAATCACTGCTAAAATGGCCGCGAGTAAGATCTTGCTATAGCGGGATTCTAGTAAAGTTCTTAGCCGAATAGTTGTGTACCGGAGAGTCTCGAGAAATGATCTCGGATGTTCTTTGCTGTTGAGTGTCAAGTCTAATGCTAAGGTTGGTTTGACCTTGAGGAAATGGAAGGCAGAATGGCAATGCCATTTCTGCCAGATCAGATAGTTCAGTGTGCTCGTTTATGAGATATGGTCCACTACAGCACTGTTAGTTAGTACCTAAAAATAGTATTTGTGAGATATTGAATGCTTGGAGGACAGTTGTGGTTTGCTGCTGGACGTAGTTTGGTGGTACTTTCATAGCTTCAAGTTGCAACCGTCTTCGGAGTAGAACATGTAAGCACGATCTACAAACTGGAGGGTACACCAATGCAGAGTGGTTGACTTTCCCTAACAAGGGAGATGCAATCTTGTGAGCTAGCCTGGCAGAATGGTTTGTTAAAATCGAGGTCTGTATGTTGACTGACTTGATAGTTCTTTGCAAGATGAGGATTATATGTAGAGAAAAATGTGGTTTGTGGCTGGTGTCTCGAGTAGAATCTTCAATGTTGTAGTCAGTATGTTGTTCCAAGGTGAGCAATCTAATCAAGAAATCAAACAGCCGAGATCACCTCTAGATGAGAAGCAAGAAATTTGCTACTTGATCTCAGCTGTAGATTTCATGATCTGATGGGGCTCCTCTAAACTCAACTGAGAACTTATGTCATTCGTCATATTCCTTGGAGTTGGAGCACCTATGCTGAAATAGGAAAACCTTGGAGTTGGAGGACTGATCCTGCAATTGGAAACCTTGACATGAGCATATGAGTATTGGAATTTATTGTTGTCGTGTTCGCCATTCATTTTCGGTTAGTTGCTGATTGTTCATGACCTTAAAAGGTTTTCTTCATATAGAATCCTTCAAAGGGGGCAATTTAGACACTTACATTGCAATACTGTTGTTCTAGACTTGGGTGGGCTGTCTACTCTTGCTTCCATAATACTAAAAATATTCGTCTTCAATGCAAGCACAAACAAATTTTGCTGCACCATCTCCCCATTTTGAACAAACTAATGTTGTTTTACTCTTTGAGTGTTTATTTTTTTCCCCTTTTTATGTCTCAATAGCATATGGGATTTGTCTATGGACATAATTTTGAGCAAAAGTTTGTCATACTATTTATCTTTCGTCAAACTACGTGCGGCAGGCTGCGGCCTTTGGTTTCTATGGTTATTCCTACCTTTACAAGTAGCTCTGTTTGAAACTGCTATGGATGTAATACCATCCATAGTTTTCATTCTCATGACCTCACTCTTCATAGCAAATGATAGCTTGACTTTGTTTTCATTTTACTTGCAGGAATTTGATACGACATACGGGCCTGCCTGGCACTGCATAGTCGGCACAAGCTTTGGTTCCTATGTCACTCACTCCTTAGGAGGTTTCCTGTACTTCTCTGTCGACAAGGCATACATTCTTCTCTTCAGAACCGCTGTCGAGCCACTGAGCCACCCTTGATGAGACCTGGAACCTCACACACAAGTGTTGTAGATTCAGAGCAAATCTGTAATTTAAGCAGCTGTATTAGGTGCTCAACGGGCAGTAAGTTTAAGCAGTAGAGAAGGATCACCTCTCCGCATACAGAAATGTAAAACAAACATGGCTCTATTGAATTTTAAGTATCTACCAGGCGGTTGCTGTGTAGCCTTCTCTGTACTGCCGACTGCTGAGTATTGTTGACCTACGATTCTACAAAGCTCATCGTCCGAGTGTGTTGATATCATGCCATGTAAACTCCAGAAAATGTGCAACCGTGAAACTAGACCAGCTTATTACTAGTCAAAAAATTATGTTGGTTTATTATGTTGCTTTGGGCATTCGCCCTTGGACTCGGTCATGCACTTTGTGGCAGAAATTATTTCACATTCGTCGGGTCTTTGCAGAAAAAATCCATCAGAGCTGAAAGCAACAGAAGACAATTTGTGCTGGCAGAATCGATAAGTTGCACGTGATGTGACCCAGAGTTGAAATTTCAACTAAGTTGTGTAAAGGACTGCATAATGCGAGGTAATGACCAGGTATTACTGATACACGGTCcatttccaatctctttactgaaACACGCTACTGACACTTTTGACATATTTGGGAGTAACCTGCAATGGTCGTGTGGCACATGGGATAAGCTATTCAACCCAACCAACAGTATTTGTCTGCAACAAACCGCTCATTTCAAAAGCGTTGCGTAGTCAAACTGAATTATTGATGGAAAGCAAAAGCTTACCTTAAACGAACCATTATAAAATATACTTGCAAGACTGACTTTGGTTGAAAAAAATCAGGACTGGCTGCCAGTTGGGGAGTAGAGAAAGGATTTGTGATGCTATTTAAACCCAGCACAGAGAGCAATTACAGCACCTATCCCCAGTGAAGCCACGGCAAATTTTTCAGGACGGGAGGTACCCTGCTTCTGTTCGCCGGCTTTTCATACATTTCGTTTGATATTTACATCTTCTTCTTTGCGAGTATACTACCTACCATTTAGTAGTTTTGTTTTCCTGCAACAGGGAGGAGGGAGCAGGTGAAGATGTGAGGTTTAAGCTATCCTTGTTTGTATGTCTCCTATATGTAGATAACTGAATATGGGCTGTGTGAATCAAGACATGGAAGAACTCCACAAGCTCATTCCCTGGGTTATAATTCTACTATTGTCGTATGGTGCTGGGAGCATCAGCTGCGACGAGAACTACACGGATCTCGCCTCCCTCCTCGACTTCAAGCGTGCAATATCCAACGATCCAATGGAGGCTCTGAGCTCATGGAATACCACCGTCCACTTCTGCTTGTGGGAGGGCGTCGCCTGCAGCACGACGCGTCCCGGCCGTGTTGTGACGCTGAGCCTGATAGACCGAGATTTGGCTGGGAAGATCTCTCCTTCTCTAGGAAACATGTCGTACCTTGTTTCCCTTAACCTCTTCTCAAACAAGTTGTCTGGTCAGATTCCTCCTCTTCTTTGCAATCTGCACAACCTCAAGATTCTGGACCTGAGGGACAACACGCTGCAGGGAAATATCCCTGATGCGCTCACAAACTGTTCCAGCTTGACTGCACTGAACCTTTCAAGAAACTTGCTCGTTGGAGAAATTCCCAGGAAAGTAGGCCTCCTCTCCGCCATGTCATATTTCAGGCTTAACGGTAATGGTCTTACCGGGACCATTCCGCCTGGTCTAGGGAATATCACAGCCTTGCAGAACATCTTTCTTCACGAACACCAGCTCCATGGAAGCATTCCTGGGGAGCTTGGGAAACTACCCAATATGTTAAACCTGTTGCTTGGCGTAAATAGACTGTCAGGCAGAATCCCAGAAGCACTATTTAACATCTCTTCGCTGCAGCAGTTGGCCATGCCAGTGAATATGCTACATGGTCCATTGCCATCTGGAACCGGGGACTTCCTCCCTAACCTCACTCGGCTTCTTCTATCTAGCAACATGCTGGAAGGTCAGATTCCAGACTCACTGGGCAATGCATCAGAGCTGCAGCGGTTAGCGTTGGGTAACGAGCTTACTGGACAGATCCCGACTTCACTTGGTAAGCTTCGGAAGCTCAGAATGCTAAATCTTGAAGCAAATAATCTCCAAGCAAAAGATTGCAAGAGCTGGGAATTCCTAGACGCGTTGAGCAACTGCACTCTTCTAGAGTTCCTTTCACTCCAAGCAGCTCAGCTACAGGGGGTACTACCAGATTCAGTCGGTAACCTTTCCTCCAACCTTGACACGCTCTTGTTTGGAAGAAACATGCTATATGGATTGATTCCGCCAAGCATAGGAAACCTTCATGGGCTAACTAAACTAGGGCTGGAGCTCAATAGCTTTAGTGGTCCGATCGATGGATGGATTGAAAATCTAGTTAATTTAGAAGAACTATACATTGGGGGAAATAACTTCACTGGGCATATTCCAGGTTCCATTGGCTATATTTCAAAGTTGTCAAAACTATTTCTAGAATGGAATCTATTCTCTGGTCCCATGCCGTCAAGTTTAGGAAACCTTTCACAGCTCTCTCTTTTAGACCTTAGACATAACAATCTTCAAGGTGGTATACCAAAAGAGGTTTTCACAGTAGCCACACTTGTTCGATGTTTATTATCCCACAACAATCTCGAAGGCGAGATTCCTTATGTTGCTAGTCTTAAACAACTCAACTATCTAGATCTTTCATCCAACAAGCTTAGCGGCCAGATTCCACTTACTTTGGACACTTGCCAACAATTGCAAATCCTCCGAATAGACCAAAACTTTCTCGGTGGAAGCATCCCCATAATTTTCGGAAATTTTAGTATTTTGACCATGCTCAACCTTTCTCATAACAATTTTTCAGGCTCTATCCCAATTCCTCTAAGCAAACTAGAACTTCTCACATATTTAGATTTGTCTCACAATCATCTTGAAGGTGAAGTACCAACAGAAGGGGTATTCGGAAACACTACAAGAATCTCACTTGATGGCAATTTGGGGCTCTGCGGAGGTGTACTGGACCTACATATGCTCCAATGCCCCAAAGCTTCTCGGAGAAGAACTACATGGCGACACTATTTTGTAATCCCCATATTAGGCGGTGTTGCATCCGTCTCATTACTGATTTACTTCATCATCACAAGAAACAAGGTGCCAAGAGTACAACTATCGACGCCTTTTTCTAGTGAGCAATTTCCTAAAGTTTCCTATAAGGATCTAGCTCAAGCCACAGAGAACTTCTCAGAGTCTAATTTGATTGGGAGAGGAAGCCATGGTTCAGTGTACAAAGGAAGGTTAATAATTTCAGAACACATGGTTGTGGTTGTGAAGGTTTTTGACCTTGCTATGGAAGGAGATGATAGGAGTTTCATGTCAGAATGTCAAGCTCTGAAAAATATTCGGCATCGCAATATTCTTCCAGTTCTGACTGCATGCTCAACAATTGATAACACGGGCAATGATTTCAGAGCTCTTGTCTACAGATTTATGCCCAATGGCAGCTTGGATACTTGGCTGCACCCATCCAGCAATAGAGACGCTAACAGTAACTTGGATCTGGCTCAAAGACTGAAAATAGTTGTTGATATAGCTGATGGATTGCAATATATCCATCATGATTGTGAGAGTCCCATTATTCACCGTGATTTGAAGCCCAGCAATATGCTTCTAGATGGTGATATGACCGCTCATCTAGGAGACTTCGGCATTGCAAAGTTCTATCTTGAAACAGTAGGAGATTCGAAATCAGTTGGTACTTTGACGGGAACAATTGGATATATTCCTCCAGGTAATTTTAAAAAGCCTATCTACCACTTCAATTGATGTGATAACAGTACATCTCATAAACTGTATTACCATTTTTTTTTCAATATTCCGAGTATGCCGGAGGTAGCTACATCTGTTAAACTGTACCATTTTTTTCTTCAATATTCAGAGTATGCCAGAGGAAGCTACCTATCAACGTCTGGTGATGTGTACAGCTTTGGAGTAGTGCTACTGGAGATATTGACGGGAAAAAGGCCAACTGATTCTTTCTTCTGCAATGGACTCTTCGTCGAGAGGAACTTCCCTGATCAGATACTTGatatggttgatgcttatctactAGAATCAAGCCAGGAGTATTCTCGAGCAAATCCAAAAGAAGAAAATAGAGTTTTCCGGTGCTTGTTGGCCCTGGTAAAATTGGCACTTTCTTGCACACACCAGGCA includes these proteins:
- the LOC124677740 gene encoding dynein light chain LC6, flagellar outer arm-like; amino-acid sequence: MDPAYDELERRSRYLSSLVRRTRLADPPQPEPELKVEPKSAVDLKPVAEPSGGEGKAEVKERAVKAKGATNGEERKVAVRVRAADMPLPLQRRAIWIAREVVLATPRLESKRLALALKKEFDTTYGPAWHCIVGTSFGSYVTHSLGGFLYFSVDKAYILLFRTAVEPLSHP